The segment GCGGACCGCAGAGCTCAGCCGGGCGGCCCATGCCCGACGGTACGCATCCGGCCCCCGGTGGCTGGAACCGGATCCACTTCGTGGTCGATGACATCGCGGCCGAGGTTGAGCGCCTGCGAGCCGAAGGCGTGCGCTTCCGCAATGACATCGTCACCGGTCCGGGAGGGAAGCAGATCCTGCTCGACGACCCATCCGGTAACCCGATCGAGCTTTTCCAGCCGGCTGCCCGCTGACGCATCTTGTGTTGTAAGAGATTGCGTCTCCACCCGACCGCCAGCTCCTTGTGGTAGTCCGGGTCGCTGCGACGGTCAGGTCAGCCTTCTGTGGTTGGGAGGTGACCATGAATCACGGAGCTACTCGATCGGTGAGCGTCGCGCTCAGGAAGTGCCCACTAACTGAGTTACTGATCGAGATCCGGGAGAAGACGAAAAAGTCGCAGGCAGACATCGCCCGTGACAGCTGGCTGAACGAAAGCTACGTCTCTCGGCTGTTCTCGGACGAGCGGACTAACCCTAGCCGGGACGCGCTGATACTACTCGGCGCATTCGGTCTGGAGCTTCCGGTTCCGGAAGTCGATGAGCTTCTGCTCACCGGCGGACTACAAACAGCTAGTCCTGCCTCAGAGCCTTCGGTAGGCGAAAGAGGGAGGCTGACTGACGCCGCCCTCCTTCACTCAAAGTCTTCTAAGGCGCCAACTTTCGAAGTGCATCGTTCGGCTGCGCGAAGTCGCACATCGCCGAATGGCATGTCCTTGGGTGTTCGGCGTGTGAGAGCCGGATGTTCTCGGTGTGGGGGCGCTCTGGGAGAGCGCAGACGGGCGGGAGGGCGAGGTTATCGCCTTCACAGAAACATGCTGTGATCTGCGTGATACCGCGAGCAACTCGGTCGGGCGGGTATGTGAGCCCTTCGACGACGGCGACCACCTGCCTGCCGCTGTCATCCTTCCACTCTAATTCCGCGCTTGTATGAGGAATTGCTACGAATACTGGGCTCGCGACTAGGTAGAGCGAAAGCGCGGGCGAGGCTTCGTTGAGCATGCGTCGATTTTGCCAGATCCATTCGTAGGCCAAGACGCCGCCAAAGCTGTGAGCAACGATAACGCGAGTCGAGCCGTCGAAGACCAGGTAATCATCAAGTAAGCGGACCGCCGCTCGAATATTCGCAAGGGCGCGGTGGGTTGAGTCTGATTCGCTGAAGACAGGATGATCGAAT is part of the Dehalococcoidia bacterium genome and harbors:
- a CDS encoding VOC family protein, whose product is MPEDTVSVRYMVDDVPSAVYFYTKHFGFTLGTNVSSAFADVFRGNLRLLLSGPQSSAGRPMPDGTHPAPGGWNRIHFVVDDIAAEVERLRAEGVRFRNDIVTGPGGKQILLDDPSGNPIELFQPAAR
- a CDS encoding alpha/beta fold hydrolase — encoded protein: MDDRDRAARRTKRYAGYLIESALDAERQRVAPLNPLKWPVYSPANAPKKLLLIPGLGTNSEDTTLHPFAKTLPAYAPCEFSYSGFDHPVFSESDSTHRALANIRAAVRLLDDYLVFDGSTRVIVAHSFGGVLAYEWIWQNRRMLNEASPALSLYLVASPVFVAIPHTSAELEWKDDSGRQVVAVVEGLTYPPDRVARGITQITACFCEGDNLALPPVCALPERPHTENIRLSHAEHPRTCHSAMCDFAQPNDALRKLAP